The following proteins are co-located in the uncultured Tolumonas sp. genome:
- a CDS encoding type II toxin-antitoxin system RelE/ParE family toxin yields the protein MTYKLDFKKSALKEWQKLGSSIREQLKKKLAERLENPHVPAAKLSGADNLYKIKLRQSGYRLVYQVEDNIITVVVLSIGKRERNDVYKSALGRIEQ from the coding sequence ATGACCTATAAATTAGATTTCAAGAAATCTGCATTGAAAGAATGGCAAAAGCTTGGTTCCTCAATCAGAGAGCAATTGAAGAAAAAACTGGCTGAGAGATTGGAAAATCCTCATGTACCAGCAGCAAAACTTTCTGGAGCAGATAATCTCTACAAGATTAAACTGCGGCAATCAGGCTACAGATTAGTCTATCAAGTCGAAGACAATATTATTACTGTTGTTGTTCTTTCTATCGGTAAACGCGAAAGAAATGATGTTTATAAATCTGCACTAGGCCGAATCGAGCAATAA
- a CDS encoding NUDIX domain-containing protein, whose translation MAFDDKFRLSSHAVILNSVGEVLLLKADYGAKSWGLPGGALEPGETIHEALLRECREELGSDVLINYLSGVYFHSAYNSQAFIFRCELPSPSKIILSNEHSEFRYAAISELSGVQQQRISDCLNYSGVVVSAKF comes from the coding sequence ATGGCCTTTGATGATAAATTCAGACTCAGCAGTCACGCGGTTATTCTCAATTCTGTCGGCGAAGTTTTGCTCTTAAAAGCGGATTATGGCGCTAAATCTTGGGGGCTTCCTGGTGGTGCACTAGAACCCGGCGAAACCATTCACGAAGCCTTGCTCCGCGAGTGCCGTGAAGAACTGGGTTCTGATGTTCTCATCAACTATCTCAGCGGTGTGTATTTCCATTCAGCCTATAATTCTCAGGCGTTCATTTTTCGCTGTGAACTGCCCTCACCTTCTAAAATCATCCTCAGCAACGAACATTCTGAATTTCGTTATGCCGCCATTTCAGAACTCAGTGGCGTCCAACAACAGCGCATTTCTGACTGTCTTAATTATTCTGGGGTTGTCGTCAGTGCCAAGTTTTAA
- a CDS encoding phospholipase D family protein, which yields MAKFLNTSATNYFLEELIKDAKERLILISPFLKLNDRIKELLADKNRLKIDVRIVYGKSELQPEEINWLKELTYIRTSFCKNLHAKCYLNEEMCIITSLNLYEFSQVNNNEMGVLIQRSEDNELYRDAYDEAQRIIRVSDEVRISLERVVGESTEKDTVAAGDDATDANTPEKLTSSKLALKLGLKTHDLMDKLVQTGLLEPRDGKHYITAKGKEVGGEFRMSPKFGPYFLWPQDLTV from the coding sequence ATGGCTAAATTCCTGAATACCAGTGCTACTAATTATTTCCTCGAAGAATTAATCAAAGATGCCAAAGAACGCCTAATTTTAATCAGCCCATTCTTAAAGCTGAATGACCGAATAAAAGAACTTTTAGCTGATAAAAATCGCCTGAAAATTGATGTACGTATCGTTTATGGCAAAAGTGAATTACAACCAGAAGAAATTAATTGGTTAAAAGAGCTGACTTATATCCGCACCAGTTTCTGTAAAAATCTGCATGCTAAATGCTATCTCAATGAAGAAATGTGCATCATTACAAGCCTGAATCTCTACGAATTCAGCCAAGTGAACAACAATGAAATGGGTGTTCTCATCCAACGCTCAGAAGATAACGAATTATACCGCGATGCTTACGATGAAGCTCAACGCATCATCCGTGTCAGTGATGAAGTCCGGATCTCTCTCGAACGTGTTGTCGGCGAGTCTACAGAGAAAGACACTGTGGCAGCCGGTGATGATGCCACTGATGCAAATACCCCTGAGAAATTAACATCATCAAAATTAGCTTTAAAACTCGGCCTCAAAACTCACGATCTGATGGATAAACTGGTTCAAACTGGGTTACTTGAACCTCGTGATGGCAAACATTACATCACCGCTAAAGGCAAAGAAGTCGGTGGCGAATTCAGAATGAGCCCCAAATTTGGCCCCTACTTCTTGTGGCCACAAGATTTAACCGTTTAA
- a CDS encoding GyrI-like domain-containing protein: MEKLDLKKTLKQFYLPSSKEVTQVEVPGMNYLMIDGHGDPNTSELFSNAVETLFSISYTLKFMVKKGSLEIDYAVMPLEGLWWTDDMTNFSVHDKSNWLWTLMIMQPDFVTKEMVAHALDAVEKKKNISTVNVRFESFSEGLSAQILYIGPFSEEGPTVEKIHRYIDARGVRTGKHHEIYLSDTRKTAPSKWKTVIRQPMK; the protein is encoded by the coding sequence ATGGAAAAATTAGACCTTAAAAAGACGCTAAAACAATTTTACTTGCCATCAAGCAAAGAAGTTACCCAAGTTGAAGTTCCAGGCATGAATTATTTAATGATTGATGGTCATGGTGATCCCAATACATCTGAATTATTTTCTAACGCTGTAGAAACACTTTTCTCTATTTCATACACATTGAAATTCATGGTGAAAAAAGGAAGCCTTGAAATTGATTATGCAGTCATGCCGCTAGAAGGATTATGGTGGACTGATGATATGACTAATTTTTCAGTTCATGACAAATCAAACTGGTTGTGGACACTCATGATCATGCAACCTGATTTTGTTACCAAGGAAATGGTCGCTCACGCATTAGATGCTGTAGAGAAAAAGAAAAACATTTCGACTGTTAATGTTCGCTTTGAATCTTTCTCAGAAGGTCTATCCGCTCAAATTTTATACATTGGTCCATTTTCAGAAGAAGGTCCAACCGTAGAAAAAATTCATAGATATATTGATGCTCGTGGTGTTCGAACTGGTAAACATCATGAAATTTATTTGAGTGACACACGAAAGACTGCTCCTTCCAAATGGAAAACAGTCATAAGACAACCAATGAAGTGA
- a CDS encoding NADAR family protein produces the protein MTEEDIFSNLAIIPFSLAGFTWHSAEQFFQAAKFTDDEIIEKIKVCESPFRCAAIGQTRRFKIRDDWEKIKVSVMEQAIRARFEQHPELAKALKLTKRKLYDHSAADNFWGIGVDGHGTNMTGEILMKIRRELQNADEEFPIKER, from the coding sequence ATGACTGAAGAAGATATCTTTTCAAATCTGGCTATCATTCCTTTTTCTTTGGCTGGGTTTACATGGCATTCCGCCGAACAATTCTTTCAGGCGGCGAAGTTCACTGATGATGAAATCATTGAGAAAATTAAAGTCTGTGAAAGCCCGTTCCGTTGTGCCGCCATCGGACAAACCAGACGTTTTAAAATTCGTGATGATTGGGAAAAAATTAAAGTGTCGGTGATGGAGCAAGCTATTCGAGCTCGATTTGAGCAACACCCCGAACTGGCTAAAGCACTCAAGCTGACCAAGCGTAAACTCTATGATCACTCAGCGGCAGACAATTTCTGGGGCATTGGGGTTGATGGTCATGGCACGAATATGACGGGTGAAATCCTGATGAAGATCCGGCGTGAACTGCAAAATGCTGATGAAGAATTCCCCATCAAAGAGCGATAG
- a CDS encoding GNAT family N-acetyltransferase — MNFNCRPVEPNDLEHICSFPQNADELYFVYPKAIYPLTCEQLQSAIDNRQNSTVLTHNNSVIGFANFYHWENQGCCKIGNFIVKPDYRGQGAGSFLLEHMMTLAKVAYSATHIEISCFNTNTQALLLYARRGFVPFHIEQRSDQNDHAIALIHMRKST, encoded by the coding sequence ATGAATTTCAATTGTCGGCCTGTTGAGCCAAACGATTTAGAGCACATCTGCTCATTTCCTCAAAATGCAGATGAACTCTATTTCGTTTATCCGAAAGCAATTTATCCACTTACATGTGAACAATTACAGTCTGCCATTGATAATCGGCAAAACTCTACGGTGCTTACTCATAATAATTCGGTGATCGGGTTTGCTAATTTCTATCACTGGGAAAATCAGGGTTGCTGCAAAATTGGCAATTTCATCGTTAAGCCAGACTATCGAGGTCAAGGTGCAGGTTCTTTTTTGCTAGAACATATGATGACTTTGGCAAAAGTCGCCTACTCTGCCACTCACATCGAAATTTCATGCTTTAACACCAACACGCAGGCGTTATTGCTTTATGCTCGTCGTGGCTTTGTCCCCTTTCATATTGAGCAGCGTTCTGACCAAAATGATCATGCGATTGCGCTGATCCATATGAGAAAATCAACCTGA